CATTGCCGCTGCGCTCAACGCCCTGGCCTCCTGTTCCGTGGTGGACATCCACAAAAAATTTATCCAACGCCGGTGCACCGACCACGAAGACGTCCGGTGGTCCCGCTGGTATACGCTGGGGTGGGGGCTTTTTTGCATCCTGACCGCCCAGTTCGCTTCCCGCCTGGGCAGCCTCATCGAAGCCGTCAATGTGCTGGGGTCGCTTTTTTACGGGACCATTCTCGGGATCTTCCTCGTGGCGTTTTATGTAAAACGCGCCGGGGGCAGCGTGACGTTTTGGAGCGCGGTCGTCGTGGAATGTTTCGTGATCGCGCTTTTCAAATGGTCTCCCATCGGTTTTCTTTGGCTCAATGCCGTGGGCGCGCTGGGCGTGGTTGTCCTGGCCTGGCTGGGTTCCCTGTTTTTCCCAAAAAGAATGATTATTCGGCCCGAAGGCTTTTCACAGGAGTAGCCGCTGCCGCCTTGATAGCCTGGAAGCTGACGGTTCCCAGCGCGATCAGGATCGAGGCTGCACCCGCCACTGCGAATACCCACCATTGGATGCCGATGCGGTATGCAAAGCCTTGCAGCCAGTTGTGCATGATCCAACCGGAGACCGGGAATGCGATCAGGCAGGACAGCAGCACCAGGCGGATAAAATCCCGCGACAACAATTCTGCGATCTGTGCGCCGGTTGCCCCCAACACTTTGCGAATGCCGATCTCCTTGACGCGCTGTTCCGCGGTATAGGCGGCCAGGCCGAAAAGCCCAAGACAGGAGATGAGGATCGCCAGTGCCGCAAAGACCCGCGACAACTTCGAGATCAGCATTTCGCTCATGAACTTGTCATTAAACTGATCCTCCACGAACAAATAATCGAAAGGATAGCCGGGGTTGTATTTCTTGCAGAGCGCCGTCATTTTCGCGATGGCCACGTCGGGGGCAATGCCTGGCCGCAGGCGCACATACATATACGTGGTGAATTGAGGGATACACCAAAATACCACCGGATCGGGATGCCCATACATATCACCGTACATATAGTCGTCCACGACACCCGCCACGACCATATCGACGTGAAGATTGCCGTCCTGCGTGAGGGTTTTGCCAACAGCGCTACCGCCCCCCATCAATTGCTCCATACTGCGCGTCACCAGGACGTGTATAACCGGGAAATCCTTTATGTGCGCCGGGTCCATGAAGTGCATCGTATCGGTAGCTTCGAAGTCCCGGCCCTCCCGGATGTGCATCCCCAGGGTTGACATAAATTCCGGGCTGGTCAACCGCACGGAAATAATGACGTTACTCGCCGGGGGCTTCCCCACCCAGCCAATGCCGCCGGTATTGTTCCCCGCCTCCAGCGTGACGTGATCGGTGAGCGCGGCGTTTTTTGCGATGCCCGCGTCGATCAGTTCCTGGCGGAGGGCGGTAAAAGACGGCAGCAGGTTTCCTTGCAGCGGGATCTGCACGAGGTCCTTCCGGTTAAATCCAAGGTTCCTGTTTTTGACGTGCTGAATCTGCTGGTAGATGATAACGGTCGCAATGATCAGCACGATCGATACTGTGAATTGCAGGACCACCAGCCCCTTGCGGATCAGGGCCGCGCTCCCCGTTTTCAAACGGATGCCTTTGAGCACAAACACCGGGTTAAAAGACGACAGGTAAAGCGACGGATAGCTGCCTGCGACGAGGCCGCAGACCAGGGCCAGAAGGAACAAGGCCCCCAGGTGCAAGGGTTTCCACAAGTCGAGGGTCAGGTTTTTCTGGACCAACAGGTTAAACGCGGGCAATACCAAGGCCATGAGCAACACCGCCACCAGCGTCGCCGCAAGGCTGAGGACAAGCGCTTCGCCCATAAACTGGCCGACCAACCCCGGTTTGCCGGCTCCCAGTACCTTGCGGACGCCCACTTCCTTCGATCGCTTTTCGCTCCGGGCCGTGGCCAGGTTCATAAAGTTGATACACGCGATCAGTAAAACGATCCAGGCGATCAGCGAAAACAGGTGCACATAAGTGATGCGCCCGCTTCCCGTTGGTTTCCCGTTATCGAACTGGTCCCGCAGGCGCCAGTCCTTCATCCCAAAAAGAAAGAGGTGCACCGTCGACACTTCGCTCTCTACTTTCTGGGTCGTAAAATCATAACGGGGTTCGAGCAATTGCCGGTTCAACACCCCCGGATCCACGCCGGGCTTTAACTCCACATACGTCGTGATGCCGAAGTTGTTCCACTTATGAAAGTGCTCATTGTCCCGGAAAAATACGTCAAACGGTACCGCCCACTCGAAGGGTAGGGAGGTGTTCGCCGGAAAGTCCCTGATCACCCCCGAGACCACGTAGTCTTGTTTGTTGTCCATGTTCACCGTCCTGCCGACGATATGCTGAACGCTCCCAAAGAATTTTTTTGCCGCGCTCTCCGTGATCACAATCGAATGCCGTTGCGTAAACACGCCCCCTTCCACAAACGGCAGCGTGAACAGGCTGAAATACGAAGGCTCCACGTATTTGCCCGACGCATTCATCGACCGGTCGCCGACCCGGAACATCACCGCATCCGTTCCCTCCGTTGTCCGGCAGGTTGCTTCCACCCCCGGCATCGTCGCCATCACCGGGGCCAGCGGACCCGGCGTCGAGGTATGGGTGAAAACGCCCTTGTCCTCCTGGTCATTCACCTTGACCACGTAGACCCGATCCCGGTTCGCCTGGTTGCTGTCAAACGTCACCTCGTCCTCCACCCAAAGAAAGATCAGCCCCGCGCAGGCGATCCCCGTTGCAAGTCCAAGGATGTTGAGGAAGGCATAGCCCTTATTTTTTTGCAGGGACCTGGAGGCGATCCGGATATAGTGTTTCAGCATACCCTTTTCTCGCACGATTTCGGTGCCAAAGGTCTAAGGGATTGGTAAGTAATTTGTTGGAAAAAAAATGCGGGCGCAATCTGTCCGCTTTTAATACAATCCGCGTTCATACCCGCACGCGCGGGGCCCGCCGTTCAAAAGTGCACTTTCAGCTTCCCCTTTACTTTTTTGCCCTCCTTTGCCTTTTTCCAGTTCGGCCCCTGTAACAATAGCCGGACCGCTTCCGCGTCACACGGATTGCAAAGAGACTTCGTCACGCTGACGTTGGTGGGTTTGCCGGTTGCGTCCACCTGGAAGGTCAGGTGCACATACCCGTGGATGTGGTTTTGAAGCGCCTCGTCGGGCATCTGGATATTGTTGGTGAGGTAGTCGTTGTAATTGCTCCACCCCTCCAGCGGCTCGGCGCCGGTTGTATCCGGCAGGTCCGGCTTGCTCTTCTTTGTACCCATGCCCACCACCACCACCTTGTCCAGTTGGGCCGTGTCAAGGATCAGTTGAAGAGAAGGCAGGTTCTTCAGCTCGTCTTCGTTAAACTGCCGGGGCGCGTACCCCACCGCGGTAACCAGTACTTTGGTGGCAGTATCCGTCGTCCCCAGCCGGAAAAAACCGTTCTGGTCCGCCGACCACTCCCGCCCCGAGGGCAGGACGCGGATGGATGCGTACGAGATCGGCTGGTTGAAGACATCGGTGATGTGGTTCTGGAAATAGGTTTTCCTGTCGGGTACCCCTCTGATCCTGATATCGAGTGCGTTGGCGTTTCTCGCCAGGGCCATCGTTGCGTTTCCCGCCGGGACCGTCGTTGCGTTTCCCGCATGGGGCATCGTTACATAGCTCGTGTCGGCGGCCGGCGCCACATTTCCCGTGACCGTTACGTCCACCCCCCGCGCCAAGGTATCAAATGCCTTTGCCTCTTGCTTCTGCGCCTGAGGTGCGGCGGGCGCTGCCGGCCTTCGCGCCGCTGTTGTGGGCGCCGCCACCGGCGGTACCGCCCTGGACTCCTGGGCCGCAGCACTGAGCAACGCCGCGCTTTGCGCGGGCGCCGCTGCTGTGCGTGGCTTCTGCGCTTGCGCCTTAGGCGCCGCCGCCGTGGCCGCCGCCGCGGGGTTCTTCACGCCGGACGCCTCTGTCTTCGGGGCCTGCACCCTGGGTACGACTGGCGCCTGCCCCTCCGCCGCTGGTGCGTGCCTCTCCGGCGTCGTTGGCGCGGGCCCCTCCGGCGCGTGCGATGCGCCTGGCGTCGCGGGCGGCGCAACTTTTTGCGCCAAAGGCGCTTTTTGCGCCGCAGCCACCCTCTTCTCCGGGCTGCCCGCCCACCAATACCGGTAAGCCAGCCCCCCGGCCCCTGCCATGACCACGACCACCGCCGCCGCCCGCCACCAAACACCCAAACCGCGGTTCCGGTGTACCCGGGCCGCGAGCCGTTGGCGGAGGATCGACAAGTCTTTTGACGCCTGTCCGGGGGGTAAACCCGCAAAGCCCTCCAGGGCCTCCTCCAAAAAGGGGTCCTCCAGCGCCGCCTTTTCCAGGGCGTGCCGTTCGGCCGGGGTCATCAAGCCCTGGTGATAACGCTCGATGTCCTCCGCCGTAAAAATGGTTTTATCGGACTCCTTTTTGAACATGCGTTCTTTCCCCCATACATATTTTCAGGTTCCTTCGCCCATTCTGGATGTGGCTCCGGACCTTGTTCCATTCCTGACCTGTCAACGCTCCAATCTCCTGGTAACATTTATTTTCCTTATAAAAAAGGACCACTACCTGTCTTTGTTCGGCTGGCAGCGCTTCCAGGCACTTCTCCAGCCGCAGGAAGGTTTCTTCCTCCTCGCCTCCATTAAGGTGCGGATTCTCCTCAGAATACACAAAATCCGCCCCGAATTCCACGATTTTGCCCTTTCCGCCCGAACGGAGTTGCATCAGACAGTAATTCCGTGTCACCCGGTAGAGCCACGACTTGAAATGTTGGACCGGGTACTTGGCGACGTCCCGAACCAGGACCTCGAAAATCCCCATGACGGCATCCCTGGACAGCTCCGGGTCTTCCAGGTAACGCACACACAAGCCATAGACCAGGTCCATATACCGCTCGTACAGGTCCGCCAGGGCCTGGAGGTCCCCCCCGTCCTGGTAAGCCTTTACCAAAAATTCGTCCGGCTGAGACGGATCCGGTCTTTTCCCCCTTATAGAGCGTAAAAAGGACATCTGGGTAGAAAATTAAGGAAAAAGGATGTGTAATTCCCCGGGCCGCTGCACCTCTATGGAAAACGGTGTCATGCTGAAAGCTATACTTATCCTGTGTGCGTTTATCGCGGTGCGCTCCGGCCTTTGGGCGCAAGTCGCGTCGGCTCCCCGGACCTCGGCGGACCCGCTCATGGCTCAGCGCTTCCCGCCCCCGGGCAAACGCCTCCCGTCCCCGGTTCAGCCCCTCCCCCCTGTGGTCCTGCCGCTTCCGCCCCTGGCGCTGCCCCTTCCGTCGGCCGCCCTGCCTGATGTGCTCGTCGAGACCCCTGTATATGTCTATGCCATGGACGAGAGCGGCTTCATGCTCAACGCCTCCATCTCGGTCCTCGAAACCAACCTGCTCGTCCTCTCTGACGGGAATGGCCTTTGTACCTGTATCGCACCGGCCGGCTGCGCCAGGCTGACCCTGATGATATACAGTTGCGGCTATGCCCCTGTCCGGAGGACGGTGGATTTATCCAGCCGGCCGGTGCAGCCCATGTACGTCGGGATGACGCGTTTGAAGGAACCCAATACCGTCCCCGGGGTCCGTATCATCCCCTGTAGTCATTAAATAAACAGCCGATGCAAATACATATCCCCGAACCCTGCACCGCTTCCTGGGATCAGATGACGCCCACGGACAAAGGCCGCCACTGCGCGGCGTGTGCTAAACAAGTCGTCGATTTTACCGGGTTGACTGACGAGCAGGTGCTGCGGTATTTTCAAACGGCTGCCGGTTCTACCTGCGGTCGGTTTACTACCGGACAGTTGCGGCGGCCGCTACGCCCTGCTCCTTCCCGTTTTGGCTGGATACTGGCGCTGCTGTTGGGATGTCTCCGGGCGACTGGACAGACGACGCAGGGGAACGCCATCGTTACGCATAAGACACTACCATCGATTTGGATAGACACCGTGCACAGCGCGCTCACCGGCTTAGTAGCGGTCAACCCGGACCGGGATATTCCTTCCGTCCGGATCACCGTTGTCGACACGGGCGGACGGGTGATCCCAGGCGCCGATATCCGCGCGGCTTGTACGCGCCGGGGCGTCATCTATACCATTTCAGCGGCAGGGTTTGTCCCACGGACAATGAGGATGCGTTATCCCCCTTCCAAGGTGGGAACAAAAGAAGTTACGGTCCGCCTGGAACGGGAGCCGGTCGTCGTCGTGGGCGGCGCAAGGGCCGTGGACGACTATTGAAACCCCGGATGGTGCTCCTGCAACGTCTTCCGCAGGTACTCCCTGTCCAGGTGCGTGTAGATCTCGGTGGTGGTGATGCTTTCGTGACCCAGCATTTCCTGGACGGCCCGCAGGTCCGCCCCGCCTTCCACGAGGTGGGTCGCAAAAGAATGGCGGAAGGTATGCGGGGAGATGTTTTTGGCAATACCCGCCTTCTGTGCGAGGGCCTTGATGACATAAAAGATCATCACCCGGGAGAGTGCACTGCCGCGGCGGTTTAGAAAGACGATGTCTTCGCTCCCCGGTTTGACCGGCAGGTGCACCCGTATTTGCTCCCTGTAAATACCGATATATTTCAGCGCGGCCCTGCCGATGGGCACCAGCCGCTCTTTGTCTCCTTTGCCGATCACCCGGATAAAGCCCACGTCCGGGTACAGACAGGAAAGCCGCAGGGATACGAGTTCGCTCACCCGGAGCCCGCAGCTGTACAGGGTTTCCAGGATGGCCCGGTTGCGTCCGCCTTCGGGGGTGCTGTGGTCGATCTGGGACAGCATCGATTCGATCTCCTCAAAGCTCAGCACGTCGGGCAGCGCCCGTTTGAGCTTTGGCCCCTCCAGCAGTTCGGTGGGGTCGGCCTGCACGATCTGTTCCAGGAGACAGTATTTGTAAAAAGAACGGAGTCCGGACAAAATACGCCCTTGCGAGGACGGGGTCATGTGCAGGGAGGCCACCCATTGCAGGAACTTCCGGAGGTCGTCCGTTGTCAGCTCCGAGGGTTTTTGAGGGGTTTGGACAAAAAGGAGGTATTGGGTGAGCTTTTCCACGTCCCCCAAGTAGGCCTCCACCGAGTGCTGCGAGAGCGATCGCTCCAGCTGAAGATAGGCCTTGAACCCCTTTTTATACGGTTCCCACATGCGCTACAACAATTTTGCCTTATTTTCGACCTTTATTTTTCAAAATTCGCACTTCCCAGATGAATCTCCGCTCGTTCAGGAAAAAACTCCTAGATAAAAAACCGAGGCTCCGCCGCATCCTAACCCGGATAGAAAACGACCCCCCTCCCGGGATCGAACACATGGCCGTCGGGGCCGATGCGCTGACGTGGAAAGAGGTGGATTGCCTGACCTGTGGGAACTGCTGCCGGTCCATGACCCCGACCTTTACCAAGGAAGACGTCATTCGCATTGCCGCCCACCTGTCCATGACCCCGGACGAATTCCGCAAAAAATGGCTGTACAAGGATACGGACGGGGATTGGATGAACAAGTCGCGTCCCTGCCAGTTTTTTAATACCGAGGACTTCAAGTGCTCCATCTACGAGGTGCGTCCCGCCGATTGCTCCGGGTTCCCGCACTTGACGAAGCGCAAAACCCTCGACTACATCCACGTCTACAAACAGAACGTCGAGTACTGTCCCGCGACCCAGCGCTGGGTCGAGCACCTGGAGGGTATGATCACGGGCAAAAAGGTGCCGCCTGCGACGCCGCTGGAGTTGCGGCAGCCGTAGGCGCCCAGGCTGCGCCCTCCGGCAAACGCGCGGCGCGGCCTGAAGCGCGTAGCGCCTACTTGTGTATCTCCGACGTAAAATGAAACTCGATATCCGGATTGTTGGTCCGCTCCGTATTGAGGAACCACTCGCTTTGCGCGAGATAAACCAGGTGTTCGTCCTTGTCTTCCACGATGTTCGAGGGTTTGAAGCGGGCGAAGTCTTCCAGCTTTTTGGGGTCCGCCGAGGTGATCCAGCAAGCCTTGTAGAAAGGCAGGCTGTTGAACTGGCAGGCCGCCCCGTATTCCTGTAACAGCCGGTACTGGATAACTTCGAACTGGAGGTCGCCCACGCAGCCGATGATCTTCCGGTTTCCCCCGTGCTGGGTAAAGAGCTGGGCGACGCCCTCGTCGGTCAACTGGCGGATGCCTTTTTCCAGTTGTTTGGTCTTCATCGGATCCTTGTTCACCAGTTCCTTAAACAGTTCCGGGGAAAAGGACGGAATCCCTGTATAGAAGAAGTCTTCCCCCTCCGTCAGCGTGTCTCCGATCTTGAACTGGCCGGTATCGAAGAGACCAATGACGTCCCCGGGAAAGGCTTCCTCGATGACATCCTTGTCCCTGGCCAGGAAGGAATAGGGGTTGCTGAAACGGACATCCTTGTCCAGGCGGACGTGGTGGTAAAACGTATTGCGCTGGAAACGACCGGAACAGACGCGTAAGAACGCGATCCGGTCCCGGTGTTTCGGGTCGAGGTTGGCGTGGATCTTGAAAATAAAACCGCTAAAGGCGTCCTCGGCGGGAGGAACAACCCGGACGTTGGTGGGCCGGGGGAGGGGAGAGGGGGCGACCCGGACAAAGGTGTCCAGGAGTTCCTTTACCCCGAAGTTGTTGATGGCGCTCCCGAAGAAAACGGGTGCGACCTTGGCGGCCAGATAATCCGGGACGTTGAGCTCCCCGTATACCCCGTCGATCAGCTCTACGTCTTCCCGGAGGCGGGTGGCATCGGACAAGCCGACCTTGTCTTCGAGCACCGGTGCGGACAGGTCCTCGATCAGCACGGTATCATCTCCCGCCGCTTTGGTATTGGCGGTGAATAGGAGCAGGTTTTTGTCAAACAGGTTGTATACCCCCTTGAAGTCCCGCCCGTTGTTGATCGGCCAGGTGATGGGGTGGAGATTGATGTGTAGTTCTTTTTCGATTTCTTCCAGTAGGTCGAAGGGCTGTTTGCCGTCCCGGTCCATCTTGTTTATAAAGACGATGACGGGCGTATCCCGCATCCGGCAGACTTCCATCAACCGGCGCGTCTGTTCCTCGACCCCGTTGACGCTGTCGATGACCAGCACGACGCTGTCCACCGCGGTCAGGGTCCGGTAGGTATCCTCGGCAAAATCCTTGTGGCCGGGTGTGTCCAACAGGTTCACCAACATCCCGCGATACTCGAAAGTCATGACCGAGGTGGCCACGGAGATACCCCTCTGCCGTTCGATCTCCATGAAGTCGCTCGTCGCGTGCTTTTTGATCTTGTTGCTCTTGACCGCGCCTGCCGTTTGGATGGCGCCCCCGAACAGGAGGAATTTCTCCGTCAGCGTCGTTTTACCGGCGTCCGGGTGCGAAATAATGGCGAACGTCTTGCGACGTTGGATCTGTTCGTTATACTTGTTCATGGGCGCGCAAAGGTACGACTTTTTTTCGTAGGTTTGAAACATGCGGAAGACCCTGAACATCCTGTCCACCAGTTTTCGCATGGCGATGGACGAGCTCAGAAAGAACCGGCTCCGGAGCTTCCTGTCCCTGTTTGGCATCACCATCGGGATCTTCTGCATCGTCGCGGTGCTCGCCACCGTTAACAGCCTGGACAGCACCGTCCACGAAGAGCTCAAAGCCATGGGGACCAATACGGTGTTTGTCCAGAAATGGCCCTGGGGCGGGGGGGCGGATTACCCCTGGTGGAAGTACCTCAGCCGGCCCACGCCCAAGTACGAAGAGCTTCGGTTTATCAAGGAGCGCGCGGACTATGCTGCACACGCCGCTATTTTTTTCAATGGTCAGACCAACCTCGAATACGGAGATTTTGCCCTGACCAACGTCAACTGGTACGGGGTTACTGAAGAGTTCAACCTCATTCAAAACGTCGACGTCGGTTATGGGCGTTTTATTCTCCCCTCCGAGTTTCAGTATGGGACGCCGGTGGCCGTCATGGGCTACACCACCGCTGAGAAATTGTTTGACGATCCCCCCACCGCCGTTGGCAAAACCATAGAGATCAAGGGACACAAAGTGCTGATCGTGGGGGTTATCCGGAAACAAGGCAACTCGCTCATCGGCGGATGGGACTTTGACAACGTCGTTGTCATTCCCTACCAGTTCTGCACCTCGTTCGCCAACGTCCACAACCAGGACATGGCCATCCTCGTCCGCGGTAAAGAAGGCATCCCCCTCGACGAGGTCAAGGGCCAGCTCCGGGGCGTCATGCGCGCCGTCCGGCGACTCAGCCCCAAACAAGATGACAACTTCGCA
This sequence is a window from Dinghuibacter silviterrae. Protein-coding genes within it:
- a CDS encoding RNA polymerase sigma factor, whose amino-acid sequence is MSFLRSIRGKRPDPSQPDEFLVKAYQDGGDLQALADLYERYMDLVYGLCVRYLEDPELSRDAVMGIFEVLVRDVAKYPVQHFKSWLYRVTRNYCLMQLRSGGKGKIVEFGADFVYSEENPHLNGGEEEETFLRLEKCLEALPAEQRQVVVLFYKENKCYQEIGALTGQEWNKVRSHIQNGRRNLKICMGERTHVQKGVR
- a CDS encoding YkgJ family cysteine cluster protein, which gives rise to MNLRSFRKKLLDKKPRLRRILTRIENDPPPGIEHMAVGADALTWKEVDCLTCGNCCRSMTPTFTKEDVIRIAAHLSMTPDEFRKKWLYKDTDGDWMNKSRPCQFFNTEDFKCSIYEVRPADCSGFPHLTKRKTLDYIHVYKQNVEYCPATQRWVEHLEGMITGKKVPPATPLELRQP
- a CDS encoding ABC transporter permease, whose protein sequence is MLKHYIRIASRSLQKNKGYAFLNILGLATGIACAGLIFLWVEDEVTFDSNQANRDRVYVVKVNDQEDKGVFTHTSTPGPLAPVMATMPGVEATCRTTEGTDAVMFRVGDRSMNASGKYVEPSYFSLFTLPFVEGGVFTQRHSIVITESAAKKFFGSVQHIVGRTVNMDNKQDYVVSGVIRDFPANTSLPFEWAVPFDVFFRDNEHFHKWNNFGITTYVELKPGVDPGVLNRQLLEPRYDFTTQKVESEVSTVHLFLFGMKDWRLRDQFDNGKPTGSGRITYVHLFSLIAWIVLLIACINFMNLATARSEKRSKEVGVRKVLGAGKPGLVGQFMGEALVLSLAATLVAVLLMALVLPAFNLLVQKNLTLDLWKPLHLGALFLLALVCGLVAGSYPSLYLSSFNPVFVLKGIRLKTGSAALIRKGLVVLQFTVSIVLIIATVIIYQQIQHVKNRNLGFNRKDLVQIPLQGNLLPSFTALRQELIDAGIAKNAALTDHVTLEAGNNTGGIGWVGKPPASNVIISVRLTSPEFMSTLGMHIREGRDFEATDTMHFMDPAHIKDFPVIHVLVTRSMEQLMGGGSAVGKTLTQDGNLHVDMVVAGVVDDYMYGDMYGHPDPVVFWCIPQFTTYMYVRLRPGIAPDVAIAKMTALCKKYNPGYPFDYLFVEDQFNDKFMSEMLISKLSRVFAALAILISCLGLFGLAAYTAEQRVKEIGIRKVLGATGAQIAELLSRDFIRLVLLSCLIAFPVSGWIMHNWLQGFAYRIGIQWWVFAVAGAASILIALGTVSFQAIKAAAATPVKSLRAE
- a CDS encoding ABC transporter permease, which produces MRKTLNILSTSFRMAMDELRKNRLRSFLSLFGITIGIFCIVAVLATVNSLDSTVHEELKAMGTNTVFVQKWPWGGGADYPWWKYLSRPTPKYEELRFIKERADYAAHAAIFFNGQTNLEYGDFALTNVNWYGVTEEFNLIQNVDVGYGRFILPSEFQYGTPVAVMGYTTAEKLFDDPPTAVGKTIEIKGHKVLIVGVIRKQGNSLIGGWDFDNVVVIPYQFCTSFANVHNQDMAILVRGKEGIPLDEVKGQLRGVMRAVRRLSPKQDDNFALNDVTSGTSELNSIFGGMTLGGFAITILSFIVGIFGVANIMFVTVRERTPMIGLKKAIGAKRRTILLEFLLESAFLCVLGGVIGLILVFLLTFLLSSVVHFTVSISFGLFLGSVLFCIFTGMLAGIIPASIAARMDPVKAIRS
- a CDS encoding peptide chain release factor 3, which gives rise to MNKYNEQIQRRKTFAIISHPDAGKTTLTEKFLLFGGAIQTAGAVKSNKIKKHATSDFMEIERQRGISVATSVMTFEYRGMLVNLLDTPGHKDFAEDTYRTLTAVDSVVLVIDSVNGVEEQTRRLMEVCRMRDTPVIVFINKMDRDGKQPFDLLEEIEKELHINLHPITWPINNGRDFKGVYNLFDKNLLLFTANTKAAGDDTVLIEDLSAPVLEDKVGLSDATRLREDVELIDGVYGELNVPDYLAAKVAPVFFGSAINNFGVKELLDTFVRVAPSPLPRPTNVRVVPPAEDAFSGFIFKIHANLDPKHRDRIAFLRVCSGRFQRNTFYHHVRLDKDVRFSNPYSFLARDKDVIEEAFPGDVIGLFDTGQFKIGDTLTEGEDFFYTGIPSFSPELFKELVNKDPMKTKQLEKGIRQLTDEGVAQLFTQHGGNRKIIGCVGDLQFEVIQYRLLQEYGAACQFNSLPFYKACWITSADPKKLEDFARFKPSNIVEDKDEHLVYLAQSEWFLNTERTNNPDIEFHFTSEIHK
- a CDS encoding TonB family protein; this translates as MFKKESDKTIFTAEDIERYHQGLMTPAERHALEKAALEDPFLEEALEGFAGLPPGQASKDLSILRQRLAARVHRNRGLGVWWRAAAVVVVMAGAGGLAYRYWWAGSPEKRVAAAQKAPLAQKVAPPATPGASHAPEGPAPTTPERHAPAAEGQAPVVPRVQAPKTEASGVKNPAAAATAAAPKAQAQKPRTAAAPAQSAALLSAAAQESRAVPPVAAPTTAARRPAAPAAPQAQKQEAKAFDTLARGVDVTVTGNVAPAADTSYVTMPHAGNATTVPAGNATMALARNANALDIRIRGVPDRKTYFQNHITDVFNQPISYASIRVLPSGREWSADQNGFFRLGTTDTATKVLVTAVGYAPRQFNEDELKNLPSLQLILDTAQLDKVVVVGMGTKKSKPDLPDTTGAEPLEGWSNYNDYLTNNIQMPDEALQNHIHGYVHLTFQVDATGKPTNVSVTKSLCNPCDAEAVRLLLQGPNWKKAKEGKKVKGKLKVHF
- the xerD gene encoding site-specific tyrosine recombinase XerD → MWEPYKKGFKAYLQLERSLSQHSVEAYLGDVEKLTQYLLFVQTPQKPSELTTDDLRKFLQWVASLHMTPSSQGRILSGLRSFYKYCLLEQIVQADPTELLEGPKLKRALPDVLSFEEIESMLSQIDHSTPEGGRNRAILETLYSCGLRVSELVSLRLSCLYPDVGFIRVIGKGDKERLVPIGRAALKYIGIYREQIRVHLPVKPGSEDIVFLNRRGSALSRVMIFYVIKALAQKAGIAKNISPHTFRHSFATHLVEGGADLRAVQEMLGHESITTTEIYTHLDREYLRKTLQEHHPGFQ